In the Caballeronia sp. NK8 genome, ACGACCGCTCCCGTCGACGAGACTACGAAACGCGCAATCGGCGCGCGCGCGCAGCATGCCCAGCATCTGACCGGGGAGGCGCGCAAGAAAGTATCCGCCGTGGCGCGGGCGCTGGAGTTGTCGCGCAAGCTGGCGCGTGCCGAATCGACCGCCACGCGCGTCACCGCGCTCGCGATGGTCGGCGCGGGCCGCAAGGCGTCGCACGCGAATGCGGCGGTGCGGCGGCATCCGTGGCGCGCGGTGCTGGTCGCGGCGAGCGCGGGCATGGCGATCGCGCTGCTGACCCGGCGCGACATGACGCGGCAACAGGATCCGACCGTCCGACGCTGAATCCGCGTTCCGCGCGCGCTGTCCGCCAATCCCGAAAAATCCCGCGTTGAAAATGCGCTTTGTTATTTGAATCGACGGTAATCGCGCACCAGCCCAAAATCCGCCGATTCAAATAGTCGATTGCGCACGGAACTTTTCCGAACTGCCCCAGTCTCCCAAAATTCGTTTCGAAACTGCCCGAAAACCTTTACGGACGGGCAGATGACCCGAGTGTGTGTTTTTCGAGACAGTCTATATTTTTCATTTCTTAAGTTTCGAAACGTTGCGTTATTCTCTGCGCCGGCAACAACGATTTTAATCATTCGCGTGGAGAATTCGATGAAGAAATTCGCACTGACGTCCCTCTCGCTGGCGCTGCTCGGCGCAGCAGGCGCGGCACAGGCTCAAAACAGCGTGACCCTGTATGGCGTGATCGACGCTGGTATCGGCTATGTGAGCCATGCCAACGCGAACGGCGACAAGCTGGTCGGCATGATCAACGGTAACCTGTCCGGCGACCGCTGGGGCTTGAAGGGTCAGGAAGACCTGGGCGGCGGTCTGAAGGCGATCTTCCAGTTGGAAAACGGCTTTGACGTCGGCACGGGCCGTCTCGGCCAGGGCGGCCGCGAATTCGGCCGTCAGGCGTTCGTCGGCCTGTCCGGCAACCAGTGGGGCACGGTCACGCTGGGTCGCCAGTACGATCCGCTGGTCGACATGGTTCAAGGCATCACGGGTGACAACTACTGGGGCGCAGCCTTCGCAACGCCGGGCGACGTCGACAACTACGACAACTCGCTGCGCGTGAGCAACGCCGTCAAATACGTGTCGCCGAACTACGCCGGCTTCCAGGTCGAAGGCCTGTACGGCTTCAGCAACCTGGCGGGCACGACGGGCCAAGGCCAGACGTGGTCGGCAGCTGCGACGTACAACAACGGCCCGCTGGCTGTTGCAGGCGGCTACTTCTACGCGAACAACCCGAGCGCAGGCCGCGTGCCGGCAACGACCGCCAGCGGCTGGGGCAGCCCGTCGTCGGACTCGCTGTTCAACAGCCCGGTCAACGGCGCATATTCGACGGCTCAGGCTATCGGTATCGCTCGCGGCGCGGTTCAGTACTCGATCGGCGCATTCACGGTCGGCGGTTCGTACAGCAACGCGCAGTACAAGGCTGACGGCGCATCGCGCTTCGGCTCGCAGCACTTCAACATCGGCAACGGCTTCGTGAACTTCCAGATCACGCCGGCTCTGTTGACGGGTCTGGGCTACACGTACAC is a window encoding:
- a CDS encoding porin — its product is MKKFALTSLSLALLGAAGAAQAQNSVTLYGVIDAGIGYVSHANANGDKLVGMINGNLSGDRWGLKGQEDLGGGLKAIFQLENGFDVGTGRLGQGGREFGRQAFVGLSGNQWGTVTLGRQYDPLVDMVQGITGDNYWGAAFATPGDVDNYDNSLRVSNAVKYVSPNYAGFQVEGLYGFSNLAGTTGQGQTWSAAATYNNGPLAVAGGYFYANNPSAGRVPATTASGWGSPSSDSLFNSPVNGAYSTAQAIGIARGAVQYSIGAFTVGGSYSNAQYKADGASRFGSQHFNIGNGFVNFQITPALLTGLGYTYTKAGGDTSATYHQVSLGADYSLSKRTDFYAVAAYQHASGDQRNGDGTTSSAQASIGSYGYESGRSHQELVIVGVRHKF